One region of Populus trichocarpa isolate Nisqually-1 chromosome 4, P.trichocarpa_v4.1, whole genome shotgun sequence genomic DNA includes:
- the LOC7470423 gene encoding serine/threonine-protein kinase ATR isoform X4, translated as MWILYRPNAVRFPTTYLSICIFQQMHAWIPWICEQAERGGSVALDISNYLEGIHTMLLVQSPFLMEDKPFKFKGDSTDLMHIVLKLPWTHPHMVIGPHPPWKTKCFSIQVVSKLGSILKTEHALELLDLGLNDEAEEVRIETITSMPVIVLWSGLGLQAEMFKRLDLLGKEENIKVKRSIPFTLGFLSCFYGSCSIVDGPPLGECKLFIDINNEKHGKTTDYLQGFWCSKCDRSIVHNHKVHLKIMQPPDFQSARVGLNSNFPQLQSMFFKLLYDESSEEVQVACVRIIRRILVHGSEDILIKTKSEWIKCVEFLLLNKKKALREAFCTQISSFLESPVLSCLFLNGDSYNKTNEQKFLGLMKHALSAAEDPQIFETLLECVSQIMIAVDIHSQLFLSCLILLVDQLDHPHVTVRMSASRLIHKSCYFHLKGGFELILSKVVHIRNELFDYLTMRFTSHPKMVREFAEAVFGVETEELVEKMIPIVLPKLVVSQQDNNRAVQTLFELAKCLNTDMVPLIVNWLPKVLAFALHRADKQELLSTLQFYHDQIGSDNQEIFAAALPALLDELVCFLDGGDSVEINQRLSRVPDMIKEIARVLTGGEDLPGFLRNHFVGLLNGIDRKMLHAEDLLLQKQALRRIKMLIEMMGSQLGTYVPKLMVLLMHAIDKESLQNEGLSVLHFFIEQLANKSPSSTKHVISQVFAALIPFLERYKENPSTHLNKVVNILEELVLKNRTILKQHIHEFPLLPSIPELMEVNKAIQEARGSMTLKDQLRDVVDGLNHENLNVRYMVVCELSKLLNLRRGDITSLITGEVAADMDILSSLITALLRGCAEESRTAVGQRLKLVCADCLGALGAVDPAKVKGISSQRFKIECSDDDLIFELIHKHLARAFRAAPDTIVQDSAALAIQELLKIAGCEASLDGTTSLSQTLKDKSTKSSSGMNTRGQRLWDRFSNYVKEIIAPCLTSRFQLPNVADSASVGPIYRPSMSFRRWIFYWIKKLTAHATGSRASIFNACRALVRHDMQLAIYLLPYLVLNAVCHGTEEVRHSIAEEILCVLDAAASDNSGAAVGGQSEVCIQAVFTLLDNLGQWMDDFEQELALSQSFQSPASKKQASKSKGQGSISSTDQDQLLVQCKYVSELLTAIPKLTLARASFRCQAYARSLMYFESHVRGKSGAFNPAAERSGIFEDEDVSYLMEIYSCLDEPDGLSGLACLRKSLSLQDQLLINKRAGNWAEVLTSCEQALQMEPCSVQRHSDVLNCLLNMCHLQAMVTHVDGLISRVPQYKKTWCMQGVQAAWRLGRWDLMDEYISGADHDGLLCSGSESNASFDMDVAKILQSMMKKDQFSVAEKIALSKQALIAPLAAAGMDSYVRAYPFIVKLHLLRELEAFHTLLVDDSFLVKKFHLGHLEFTKLMENWEHRLRFTQPSLWAREPLLAFRRLVFGASSLGAHVGICWLQYAKLCRLAGHYETANRAILEAQASGAPNVHMEKAKLLWSTRRSDGAIAELQQTLLHMPEKVVGAAARSSITSLSLVPLNPQPAFCDTQASSENLDIAKTLLLYSRWIHYTGQKQKEDVITLYTRVRDLQPKWEKGFFYLARYCDEVLVDARKRQEDNYELGPRLVPLTSTSISPSNTERRWWTSAPDVLLFYAKGLHRGHKNLFQALPRLLTLWFEFGSIYQRCGSSSNQELKKVHDKVMSIMRGCLKDLPTYQWLTVLPQLVSRICHQNEDIVKLVKRIITSVIQQYPQQGLWIMAAVSKSAVPSRREAAAAIIQEAKKGFSQGNNGSNLFVQFASLIDHLIRLCFHPGQSKARTINISTEFSALKRMMPLEIIMPIQQSLTVSLPTYDVNLTDPLTSVIFSASDLPTISGIADEAEILSSLQRPKKIVLLGSDGIEHPFLCKPKDDLRKDARMMEFTAMINRLLSKYPESRRRKLYIRTFAVIPLTEDCGMVEWVPHTRGLRHILQDIYIKCGKFDRQKTNPQIKRIYDQCHGKMPEDEMLKNKILPLFPPVFHKWFLTTFSEPAAWFRARVAYAHTTAVWSMVGHIVGLGDRHGENILFDSTTGDCVHVDFSCLFDKGLQLEKPELVPFRLTQNMIDGLGITGYEGIFLRVCEITLSVLRTHRETLMSVLETFIHDPLVEWTKSHKSSGVEVQNPHAQRAINNIEARLQGVVVGVGAAPSLPLAVEGQARRLIAEAVSHKNLGKMYIWWMPWF; from the exons ATGTGGATACTATACAGACCAAACGCCGTAAG ATTTCCAACGACCTATCTGTCAATCTGTATCTTCCAGCAGATGCATGCGTGGATTCCTTGGATATGTGAGCAG GCAGAGCGAGGAGGTTCAGTTGCACTTGATATTTCCAACTACCTGGAAGGAATTCACACCATGTTGCTTGTGCAAA GCCCCTTTCTCATGGAGGACAAGCCTTTCAAATTTAAGGGTGACAGTACAGATCTTATGCATATCGTGCTAAAGCTTCCTTGGACTCATCCACATATGGTTATTGGTCCGCATCCTCCTTGGAAGACAAAATGTTTCTCCATCCAAGTTGTCTCCAAGCTTGGTTCTATCTTAAAAACTGAACATGCTCTGGAACTCTTGGATTTGGGTCTCAATGATGAAGCTGAAGAAGTTAGAATTGAAACTATAACTTCTATGCCAGTGATTGTCTTGTGGTCTGGCCTTGGTTTGCAAGCAGAAATGTTCAAAAGGCTTGA CTTGCTGGGGAAAGAGGAGAACATCAAAGTTAAGAGAAGCATTCCCTTCACTCTTGGTTTCTTGTCATGTTTTTACGGATCCTGTAGTATTGTTGATGGCCCACCTCTAGGTGAATGCAAGTTATTTATAGATATCAATAATGAGAAACATGGCAAGACAACTGATTATTTACAAGGATTCTGGTGCTCAAAGTGTGACAGAAGCATTGTGCACAACCACAAGGTACACTTGAAAATAATGCAACCACCTGATTTCCAAAGTGCAAGAGTGGGATTGAATAGCAATTTTCCTCAGCTCCAGTCCATGTTCTTTAAACTTCTTTATGATGAGTCTTCGGAAGAGGTTCAAGTTGCCTGTGTGAGAATTATTCGACGTATCCTTGTACATGGGTctgaagatattttaattaaaacaaaatctgaATGGATTAAATGTGTTGAGTTTTTACTACTGAACAAAAAGAAGGCACTGAGAGAGGCATTCTGCACTCAGATCAGTTCCTTCCTTGAAAGTCCTGTACTCAGTtgtttatttttgaatggaGATTCATACAATAAAACTAATGAGCAGAAGTTTTTGGGCCTAATGAAGCATGCTCTGTCAGCAGCTGAAGACCCACAAATCTTTGAGACTCTTCTGGAATGTGTATCCCAAATTATGATCGCAGTTGATATTCATAGTCAACTTTTCTTGTCTTGTCTTATTTTGTTGGTTGATCAGCTGGATCATCCACATGTGACAGTGAGAATGAGTGCATCAAGGTTAATACACAAATCTTGCTACTTTCATCTTAAAGGAGGATTTGAGCTAATCCTTTCAAAAGTAGTTCACATCAGAAATGAGCTGTTTGATTATCTAACTATGAGGTTCACAAGCCATCCAAAAATGGTCAGAGAGTTTGCAGAAGCTGTTTTTGGAGTTGAAACTGAAGAGCTTGTTGAGAAAATGATTCCCATTGTTCTTCCAAAGCTCGTGGTGTCTCAGCAGGATAACAATCGAGCAGTTCAGACATTATTTGAGTTAGCCAAGTGTTTAAACACTGACATGGTGCCTCTGATAGTTAATTGGCTACCAAAAGTGCTTGCCTTCGCTCTTCATCGAGCAGATAAGCAGGAGTTACTCTCAACTTTGCAGTTTTACCATGATCAGATTGGTTCGGATAACCAAGAAATTTTCGCAGCTGCATTACCTGCACTTTTAGATGAACTTGTCTGCTTTCTTGATGGTGGTGATTCAGTTGAGATAAACCAAAG GTTATCAAGAGTGCCTGACATGATAAAAGAAATTGCCAGAGTTCTGACAGGTGGTGAAGATCTACCAGGCTTTCTGAGGAATCATTTTGTTGGTCTCCTTAATGGCATTGATAGAAAAATGCTTCATGCAGAGGATCTTTTGCTGCAGAAACAAGCTTTGCGACGTATTAAAATGCTAATTGAAATGATGGGATCACAGCTTGGTACTTATGTGCCAAAATTAATGGTCCTTCTTATGCATGCTATTGATAAAGAATCACTGCAAAATGAGGGTCTATCCGTCTTGCACTTTTTCATAGAGCAATTGGCAAACAAGTCACCATCTAGCACTAAACATGTCATTTCTCAAGTTTTTGCTGCCCTTATTCCCTTCTTGGAGAGATACAAAGAAAATCCTTCTACACATTTGAACAAAGTAGTGAACATTTTGGAAGAACTTGTGTTAAAGAACAGAACCATCCTGAAGCAGCATATTCATGAATTTCCTCTATTACCTAGTATTCCTGAGCTAATGGAAGTGAACAAAGCTATTCAAGAAGCACGTGGGTCAATGACTTTGAAGGATCAATTGCGAGATGTTGTTGATGGTCTTAACCATGAGAACTTGAATGTTAGGTATATGGTGGTGTGTGAGTTAAGCAAGTTACTGAATCTGAGAAGGGGAGATATTACATCTCTGATCACTGGTGAAGTTGCTGCTGATATGGACATTTTGAGCTCGTTGATCACAGCCTTACTCAGAGGATGTGCAGAAGAATCAAGGACTGCAGTAGGACAGCGGCTGAAGTTGGTCTGTGCTGATTGTCTCGGAGCATTGGGTGCGGTTGACCCTGCTAAAGTAAAGGGAATTTCATCCCAGCGCTTTAAAATTGAATGTTCAGATGATGATCTTATCTTTGAGCTGATCCACAAACATTTGGCTAGGGCTTTTAGAGCTGCACCTGATACCATTGTTCAGGACTCAGCTGCACTGGCAATTCAAGAATTGCTTAAGATTGCAGGTTGTGAGGCATCACTGGATGGGACTACTTCCCTGTCACAAACCCTGAAGGACAAGAGTACTAAAAGTAGTAGTGGAATGAATACGAGGGGTCAGAGATTGTGGGACCGATTCTCTAATTATGTCAAAGAGATAATAGCCCCTTGTTTAACCTCTAGATTTCAGCTTCCAAATGTGGCTGACTCAGCATCAGTCGGGCCAATTTACCGGCCTTCCATGTCATTCAGAAGATGGATATTCTATTGGATAAAGAAACTTACTGCACATGCAACCGGATCTCGTGCAAGTATATTTAATGCTTGTAGAGCTCTAGTGCGGCATGATATGCAACTAGCAATTTATCTGCTGCCATATTTAGTTCTCAATGCTGTTTGTCATGGTACTGAGGAGGTGCGCCACAGCATAGCTGAGGAAATCCTATGTGTTCTTGATGCTGCTGCATCAGACAACAGTGGTGCTGCAGTTGGTGGGCAAAGTGAAGTTTGTATTCAAGCTGTTTTCACTCTCCTGGATAATCTTGGGCAATGGATGGATGATTTTGAACAAGAGTTAGCTCTTTCCCAATCTTTCCAATCACCTGCATCTAAGAAACAAGCATCCAAATCCAAGGGTCAAGGTTCAATTTCTTCGACAGATCAGGATCAACTCCTTGTACAGTGTAAGTATGTTTCAGAACTTTTAACTGCAATTCCAAAGCTAACACTTGCCAGGGCCTCCTTCAGGTGTCAGGCTTATGCAAGATCTTTGATGTACTTTGAGTCTCATGTGCGTGGAAAATCTGGCGCATTTAACCCAGCAGCTGAGAGAAGTGGCATATTTGAGGATGAAGATGTTTCATATTTGATGGAAATATACAGCTGCCTAGATGAGCCTGATGGTCTATCTGGCTTGGCATGTCTACGCAAATCATTAAGCTTGCAAGACCagctcttaataaataaaagagcagGAAACTGGGCTGAGGTTTTAACTTCTTGTGAGCAGGCTTTACAGATGGAGCCCTGTTCTGTTCAGCGGCATTCAGATGTCCTTAACTGTTTGCTGAACATGTGCCACCTTCAGGCTATGGTCACTCATGTGGATGGTTTAATTTCTAGGGTTCCACAATACAAGAAAACATGGTGCATGCAAGGTGTGCAAGCAGCATGGAGGCTGGGCAGGTGGGACTTGATGGATGAGTACATCAGCGGGGCTGATCATGATGGTTTACTTTGTAGTGGTTCTGAAAGTAATGCTTCCTTTGACATGGATGTTGCAAAGATTCTCCAGTCTATGATGAAGAAGGATCAGTTCTCAGTTGCTGAGAAGATTGCACTATCCAAACAAGCTCTGATTGCTCCTCTTGCTGCTGCTGGCATGGATTCTTACGTGCGGGCTTACCCATTTATCGTGAAACTTCACTTACTACGTGAATTGGAGGCCTTCCACACTCTTCTTGTTGATGATTCTTTCTTGGTCAAAAAATTCCATCTGGGTCATCTAGAATTCACTAAATTGATGGAGAATTGGGAACATCGGCTCAGATTTACTCAACCATCCCTTTGGGCAAGGGAGCCTCTTTTGGCTTTCCGAAGATTGGTATTTGGTGCCAGTAGTCTCGGTGCCCATGTTGGGATCTGCTGGCTTCAGTATGCAAAGCTTTGTCGCTTGGCTGGTCACTATGAGACAGCAAACCGAGCAATTCTCGAAGCCCAGGCCTCGGGTGCACCTAATGTTCACATGGAAAAGGCCAAGCTTCTGTGGAGTACTAGGCGATCAGATGGTGCCATTGCAGAGTTGCAGCAAACTCTCCTTCACATGCCTGAAAAGGTTGTAGGTGCTGCTGCTAGGTCTTCAATTACTAGCCTTTCATTGGTTCCATTGAATCCCCAACCTGCATTTTGTGATACTCAAGCTTCGAGTGAGAATCTAGATATTGCAAAGACTCTACTTTTATATTCCAGATGGATCCATTATACGGGtcagaaacaaaaggaagatgTCATAACTCTTTATACCAGGGTGAGGGATCTGCAGCCTAAGTGGGAAAAAGGATTCTTCTATTTGGCTAGATATTGTGATGAGGTGCTTGTTGATGCCAGGAAACGTCAGGAAGACAATTATGAACTAGGTCCCAGACTGGTACCATTGACTTCCACTTCTATTTCTCCTTCAAACACTGAGAGGCGATGGTGGACTTCCGCACCTGATGTACTTTTATTCTATGCTAAGGGGCTGCATAGGGGCCACAAGAATCTCTTTCAAGCTCTTCCAAGATTGCTAACACTGTGGTTTGAATTTGGAAGCATTTATCAAAGATGTGGCTCATCGTCCAATCAAGAGTTGAAAAAGGTTCATGACAAG GTTATGAGTATTATGCGAGGCTGTTTGAAGGATTTGCCAACATATCAATGGTTAACAGTGCTGCCTCAATTAGTTTCTAGAATCTGCCACCAGAATGAAGATATTGTAAAGTTGGTCAAACGCATAATCACCTCTGTTATCCAGCAATACCCACAACAAGGCCTATGGATTATGGCAGCTGTTTCAAAATCTGCAGTCCCTTCAAGGCGGGAAGCGGCTGCAGCAATCATACAAGAAGCTAAAAAGGGGTTCAGCCAAGGAAACAATGGGAGCAATTTGTTTGTTCAGTTTGCTAGCTTGATTGATCATCTTATCAGATTGTGTTTCCACCCAGGCCAATCAAAAGCAAGGACTATTAATATTTCAACTGAATTCAGTGCCCTGAAAAGGATGATGCCACTGGAAATTATCATGCCAATTCAACAATCTCTCACTGTTAGTTTACCAACGTATGATGTGAATCTCACCGACCCCCTTACCTCTGTTATCTTTTCTGCTTCTGATCTTCCAACAATTTCAGGAATAGCTGACGAGGCTGAGATTCTTTCATCTCTTCAGCGACCTAAAAAA ATTGTTCTGTTGGGTAGTGACGGTATTGAACACCCATTCCTTTGCAAGCCCAAGGATGACCTTAGGAAAGATGCTCGTATGATGGAGTTCACTGCAATGATAAACCGGTTGTTGTCAAAATATCCTGAAAGCCGTCGGAGGAAACTTTACATTCGTACTTTTGCTGTAATTCCACTAACAGAAGACTGCGGTATGGTGGAATGGGTGCCCCACACCCGTGGACTCCGGCATATACTTCAagacatatatataaaatgtgggAAATTTGACAGGCAGAAGACGAATCCTCAAATTAAACGGATCTATGATCAATGCCATGGTAAAATGCCAGAAGATGAGATGCTAAAAAATAAGATCCTTCCATTGTTCCCTCCAGTTTTCCACAAATGGTTCTTGACCACTTTTTCTGAGCCAGCTGCTTGGTTTAGGGCTCGGGTTGCTTATGCTCATACCACTGCAGTTTGGTCGATGGTTGGGCATATCGTGGGACTAGGAGATCGACATGGTGAAAACATTCTCTTTGACTCCACCACAGGTGATTGTGTCCATGTTGATTTCAGTTGTCTATTTGACAAAGGCTTGCAGTTGGAAAAACCTGAGCTAGTGCCTTTCAGGTTAACACAG AACATGATTGATGGCTTGGGCATCACGGGTTACGAGGGCATTTTCTTGAGGGTATGTGAAATCACTCTTTCAGTTCTGAGGACACACAGGGAAACTTTAATGAGTGTTCTTGAAACTTTCATTCACGATCCTCTTGTGGAGTGGACAAAATCTCACAAATCCAGCGGGGTTGAAGTTCAGAACCCACATGCACAG CGAGCCATTAATAATATCGAAGCAAGGTTGCAAGGGGTGGTTGTTGGCGTTGGAGCGGCACCCTCTTTGCCTCTTGCCGTGGAAGGCCAGGCTCGTCGTTTAATTGCTGAAGCAGTGTCGCACAAAAATCTTGGGAAGATGTACATATGGTGGATGCCTTGGTTTTGA